In Dehalococcoidia bacterium, the sequence CGTATCAATGGCGCGCCGACAAACTTCTGATAGAATCTGAGATAGAGCAAAGTATTTTCTCCATCTACGGGCACAAACGCTGCTAGTATCCGCATCTTCTTGCTAATGTGGTTCTGCCACAGGTTGGGGAAGATAAACTCCAGTTTGAAATCCTTATTTGGGTCTGGGACGGGCACTTCTTCAGGTTTGCGTGGAGGCGTGCTATCGTCAAGACGGTTGTAAAAATAGACGAAAAACATGTCTTCAGATACCCATTCCATGCCAGGCCCGTCTACGAGAGTAAGTCCTCCACGGCCAATGGTGTTGTGATGGACGAAAGGTAAGTGAGCCACATCGAGTTGATTCTCGATCACTCGAGAATAATGAGCCTGCCAATGGTCGTAGGTCTTAGCGTAGGAGAAGTCTTCGTCTATGTCATTAAAAAAGCGCGGCGGTCTCAATACCGCGGGCTGGTTATCGCCCCACCAGATCCAGATAAGATCATGAGCCTCATGGGTGGGGTAGCTGTTAATCCGGAAGCGCTCATGAACAAGTGAATTTCTGCCATTGGCAGGTATTCTGACGACACGCCCCGAGCGTTCATACTCGAAACCATGGAAGGGGCACTGCAGGTGATCATGGATCACCTCGCCTTTGCTTAACTGGACACCGCGGTGGACACACTTGTCGTGGAAGCAACTTACCGTTCCTGTACCGTCTCGCCAAAAAACCAATTTTTCGCCCATGCGAGTTACACCGATGGGTTTATCTCTTACTTGGCTGGAATCCATTACAACATACCATAGGTTTGGAATCATACTGTCCTCCTTACATCATAATGCTGAATATCTG encodes:
- a CDS encoding aromatic ring-hydroxylating dioxygenase subunit alpha — translated: MIPNLWYVVMDSSQVRDKPIGVTRMGEKLVFWRDGTGTVSCFHDKCVHRGVQLSKGEVIHDHLQCPFHGFEYERSGRVVRIPANGRNSLVHERFRINSYPTHEAHDLIWIWWGDNQPAVLRPPRFFNDIDEDFSYAKTYDHWQAHYSRVIENQLDVAHLPFVHHNTIGRGGLTLVDGPGMEWVSEDMFFVYFYNRLDDSTPPRKPEEVPVPDPNKDFKLEFIFPNLWQNHISKKMRILAAFVPVDGENTLLYLRFYQKFVGAPLIRQLINRLAMPFNLLIAHQDRRVVVTQRPKASGLQIGEQLIQADRPIIEYRRRRQELMGREEK